In Anthocerotibacter panamensis C109, the sequence GCCTATAAAAAGGCAAACCATGCCATCGCCCTCAATTCCTGCACCGCCGCCCTCCACCTCAGCCTCCTCGCCGCAGGCGTGGGTCCGGGGGACGAAGTGATCACGACACCCTTGACTTTTTGCGCCACCATCAACGCCATTGTGCACACCGGGGCAACCCCGGTTTTGGCCGATGTTGACCCCCAGACCATGAACCTCGACCCCGCCCAAGTCGCAGCCAAAATCACCCCCCGGACGCGAGCCCTGGTCCCAGTCCACTTCGCAGGCCGCCCCTGCCCTATGGAGGAACTCCTCTGCCTAGCCCGCACCCACCATTTGACGGTCATCGAAGACTGCGCCCATGCCCTGGAGACGGAGTATCGAGGCCGTAAGGCCGGGACCTTGGGGGACTTTGGCTGCTTCAGCTTCTATGCCACCAAAAACATGACGACCGGGGAAGGGGGTATGATCCTGACTCCTGATGCCGAAGCTGCCGCGCGGCTGCGGCGGCTCGGTCTCCATGGCCTGAGCAAGGACGCCTGGAAACGCTTCGCAGATGAGGGCTACCAGCACTATCAGGTTTTAGAAGCAGGCTTTAAGTACAACATGATGGACCTCCAGGCTGCCATCGGTCTGCACCAGCTACAGCGAATCGAGCGGCACTGGGAGCGCCGTCAGCAGCTCTGGCAGCGCTATATGGAGATGCTGTCCTCCCTGCCCATCGGTCTTCCAGCCAGCCCAGAACCTGAAACCCGCCACG encodes:
- a CDS encoding DegT/DnrJ/EryC1/StrS family aminotransferase yields the protein MTKKRESFLVFGAPTLGAAEVREVVHSLKSGWLGTGPKVTRFEEDFKAYKKANHAIALNSCTAALHLSLLAAGVGPGDEVITTPLTFCATINAIVHTGATPVLADVDPQTMNLDPAQVAAKITPRTRALVPVHFAGRPCPMEELLCLARTHHLTVIEDCAHALETEYRGRKAGTLGDFGCFSFYATKNMTTGEGGMILTPDAEAAARLRRLGLHGLSKDAWKRFADEGYQHYQVLEAGFKYNMMDLQAAIGLHQLQRIERHWERRQQLWQRYMEMLSSLPIGLPASPEPETRHAYHLFTVLIEEARTGVSRDAFLAAMGERRIGVGVHYLSVPEHVFYQQTFGWRPEDYPQAQRIGRQTVSLPFSPRLTDQDIADVLEAVRYSLGLRFPRSLKTLQRGAGVSTRARLKISQG